A genome region from Triticum aestivum cultivar Chinese Spring chromosome 2B, IWGSC CS RefSeq v2.1, whole genome shotgun sequence includes the following:
- the LOC123043772 gene encoding cation/calcium exchanger 1 — MRWPANQTALNTFCASDSCAPRYKPNRTGLHRPRAQSSIMATAAARLIIACLNVAFLLLAAFFCVSRPAVPRDSAASMNGWSVLLLDREGRGDGSGCDGARRRLEADKDGCGYDAATSLVAGRCYPRGRGYVDYLYLFYCVCGDEHRALGYAAMAAWLAVLFYVLGDTAAVYFCSSLEGLSRLLRLSPAVAGVTLLSLGNGAPDALSTVASFASGGSGKGASTAVGLNGLLGGALFVSSAVLGVICLRIGGRGVAIDRGSFFRDACFLLVALAAVAVVLAAGEVNIWGALAFTSLYLVYVLVVVFIHGRSRDGEAEAAWVDNTPASSELCNVVETDFYPDQEPLLPETAPLLQYYTGDGDGDKTKKKRTVFWSVVRVLELPLYLPRRLTIPDASEERWSKPAAVAAATLSPVFLSCLWSHATGSPLLVVFLGSIAGLSLGLLAFLSTDADAPPTKFLSAWLAGGFVMSVAWEYVIANELLSLLVSAGLVLGVDPATLGMTVLAWGNSLGDLIANVAVAVAGRRGGAQVAVAGCYGGPVFNVLVGLGLSLLLSCWVGYPKPVTIPWEPRLYQTLGWVAAGLLWAFVMLPRRGMKVDRTLGFGLLAIYLCFLCTTPSVFA, encoded by the exons ATGAGATGGCCTGCAAACCAGACTGCTCTAAACACCTTTTGTG CTTCAGATTCTTGCGCCCCCAGATACAAGCCAAACAGAACGGGCCTCCACAGGCCTCGTGCACAAAGCTCGATCATGGCCACAGCGGCGGCGAGGTTAATCATCGCCTGCCTCAACGTCGCCTTCTTGCTCCTGGCCGCCTTCTTCTGCGTCTCGCGCCCCGCCGTGCCGCGGGATTCGGCGGCGTCCATGAACGGCTGGAGCGTCCTCCTCCTCGATCGCGAGGGGCGCGGCGATGGCAGCGGCTGCGACGGTGCTCGCCGGCGGCTGGAGGCTGACAAGGACGGGTGCGGCTACGACGCCGCTACATCGTTAGTTGCCGGCCGGTGCTACCCGCGGGGACGGGGCTACGTCGATTACCTGTACCTGTTCTACTGCGTCTGTGGCGACGAGCACCGGGCCCTTGGGTACGCCGCGATGGCCGCGTGGCTCGCCGTGCTCTTCTACGTCCTGGGCGACACCGCGGCGGTCTACTTCTGCTCCAGCCTCGAGGGCCTCTCGCGGCTGCTCCGCCTGTCCCCGGCGGTGGCCGGCGTGACGCTCCTGTCGCTGGGCAACGGCGCGCCGGACGCGCTCTCCACCGTCGCCTCCTTCGCGTCAGGGGGCAGCGGGAAGGGGGCGAGCACCGCCGTGGGGCTCAACGGCTTGCTCGGCGGCGCGCTGTTCGTGTCCTCCGCCGTGCTCGGCGTCATCTGCCTCCGCATCGGCGGCCGTGGCGTCGCCATCGACAGAGGCAGCTTCTTCCGGGACGCGtgcttcctcctcgtcgccctcgccgccgtggCCGTTGTCCTCGCCGCGGGCGAGGTCAACATATGGGGCGCCCTCGCCTTCACCTCCCTCTACCTCGTAtacgtcctcgtcgtcgtctttaTCCACGGCAGATCGCGCGACGGAGAGGCAGAGGCGGCGTGGGTCGACAACACCCCCGCCTCGTCGGAGCTCTGCAACGTCGTGGAGACGGATTTTTACCCGGACCAAGAGCCGCTGCTCCCCGAAACGGCACCCCTCCTGCAGTACTAcaccggcgatggcgacggcgacaaAACGAAGAAGAAAAGGACCGTGTTCTGGTCGGTGGTGCGCGTGCTGGAGCTACCTCTGTACCTCCCGCGGCGGCTGACCATACCGGACGCGAGCGAGGAGCGCTGGAGCAAGCCGGCCGCGGTCGCCGCGGCGACCCTTTCCCCTGTCTTCCTCTCTTGCCTCTGGAGCCACGCCACCGGGAGCCCGCTTCTCGTCGTCTTCCTCGGCAGCATCGCCGGCTTATCCCTGGGCCTCCTCGCCTTCCTCAGCACGGACGCTGATGCACCGCCGACGAAATTTCTCTCGGCCTGGCTCGCCGGTGGGTTCGTCATGAGCGTGGCGTGGGAGTACGTCATCGCGAACGAGCTCCTCTCCCTTCTCGTGTCCGCCGGCCTGGTGCTGGGCGTGGATCCGGCGACGCTGGGGATGACGGTTCTGGCATGGGGCAACTCGCTGGGCGACCTCATCGCGaacgtggccgtggccgtggcgggGCGCCGCGGTGGAGCTCAGGTGGCCGTAGCTGGTTGCTACGGCGGGCCGGTCTTCAACGTCCTCGTGGGGCTGGGCCTGTCTCTGTTGCTGTCTTGCTGGGTCGGGTACCCGAAGCCCGTAACGATACCCTGGGAGCCCAGGCTTTATCAGACGCTAGGCTGGGTAGCGGCTGGGCTTTTGTGGGCCTTCGTCATGCTCCCAAGAAGGGGCATGAAGGTGGATAGGACGCTGGGCTTTGGGCTCCTGGCCATATACTTGTGTTTcttgtgtactactccctccgtttttgcTTAA